A window of Sagittula sp. P11 genomic DNA:
ATCTGGCAGATATTCGGCCGCGTCGACATCGGCCTGCTGGGCTACACTCTCGACGCCATCGGGATCAGCTACAACTACACGCAGGACACGGTCGCGGCCTGGATCACCATCATCGTCATGGACGTCTGGCACTGGACCTCGCTGGTCGCACTCCTGGCCTATGCCGGTCTGAAGTCGATCCCCGACGCCTACTACCAGGCGGCCAAGATCGACCAGGCGTCGCGCTGGAAGGTGTTCCGCTTCATTGAGCTGCCCAAGATGATGGGCGTCCTGATGATCGCGATCCTGCTGCGCTTCATGGACAGCTTCATGATCTACACCGAGCCCTTCGTCGTCACCGGCGGCGGACCCGGCAACGCTACCACGCTCCTGTCCATCGACCTCGTGAAGATGGCGCTGGGACAGTTTGACCTCGGACCGGCGGCAGCCTTCTCGCTGATGTACTTCCTCGTGATCCTCGCGATTTCCTGGGTGTTCTACACCGTGATGACGAACCTCGACAAAAGGGAGGGCTGACCGATGGCCGATACGACCTCTGCCCCCGGTGCCGCGTCCCTGCCGGGCGACGTGACCGCAAAACGCACGAAGGCCAGGACGCGCCAGCCCTTCCGGCCCAGCGGCTCCGCGGTGGTGATGACGCTTTACCTGCTGTTCCTGCTGCTGCCGATCTACTGGCTGCTGAACATGAGCCTGAAGACCAACACGGAGATCCTGAACTCCTTCACGCTCTGGCCGCGGGACCTGACGCTCGACAACTACCGCACGATCCTCACCGATCCGGCGTGGTACATGGGCTACGTGAACTCGCTGATCTACGTGGTGATGAACACGGTCATCAGCCTCGCGGTGGCGCTGCCCGCGGCCTATGCCTTCTCGCGCTATCACTTCATGGGCGACAAGCATCTGTTCTTCTGGCTGCTCACCAACCGCATGGCGCCCCCGGCCGTCTTCGCGCTGCCGTTCTTCCAGCTCTATTCGTCGGTGGGCCTCTTCGATACGCACATCGCCGTGGCGCTGGCGCACTGCCTGTTCAACGTGCCGCTTGCGGTCTGGATCCTCGAAGGCTTCATGCGCGGCGTCCCGAAGGAGATCGACGAGACCGCCTATATCGACGGCTACTCGTTCGGCGCCTTCTTCGTGAAGATCTTCACGCCGCTCATTGCCTCCGGCATCGGCGTCGCGGCCTTCTTCTGCTTCATGTTCTCGTGGGTGGAACTGCTGCTGTCGCGCACGCTGACGACTGTGGACGCAAAGCCCATCGCCGCAATCATGACCCGCACCCAAGGCGCTTCGGGCATCGACTGGGGCGTGCTCGCCGCAGCGGGCATCCTGACCATCGTGCCCGGCGCGCTCGTGATCTACTTCGTCCGCAACTACATCGCCAAGGGCTTTGCCCTGGGGAGGGTGTGATGGCTGATCAACTGGAATTTATCGTTGAGATTTACGACGGCGTTGAGGTCTTAAAGTCGTATCGATTGCCAGGCGACATCGATATCGAAGGCCATATGCGTGAGGCACTTAAAGAGTTTTTGACGCCGCTAGACATCGAAAATGCCGAGTTAGCAGAGATGAAAGGCGAGGACAGTGTGTTAACGGTCCGGAAGCCCGGCCATGCCGACCTTACCTATTCGGTTGGCGAAAATCCGCACATTACTGCTCTACTAGAGAGAGGTTTCTAATGGACTGGATGGCATGGACCTGGCCGACGGCGATCTTCTTCATGGTCATCGCGTCGCTGCTGATCGTCTTCACCTTTCTGGCGATCAGGTTTCCCGAACGGCCCCGCATGGGCGTCCTCAAGATCGAGACGACGCGCGGCGACCGGCTCTTCATCACGCTGCTCGGCTCGGCCTTCATCAATCTCGCGTGGCTCGGCCTCGTGGGGCCGGACACGCAGCCTTACGCCCTCATCGTCTGTCTCGTCTACGCCGCCGCGGTTTTCCGCTGGGTGTAGACACAGGCCTGAGTGACCGGGGCACGAGGAGACCCGGCCACGACGGAACACAAGATCCTCGGAATAAAAACGGTTCTGATATGGGAGGAAACCGAACATGAACTACAAGTTGAAATCAACCACGGCGGCGCTGCTGATCCTTGCGGGTCCGGCCTTTGCCGACATGGACGCCGCGCGCGCGTTCCTCGACGAGGAGATCGGCGACATGTCGTCGCTCACCCGCGAGGAGCAGGAGGCGGAGATGCAGTTCTTCGTCGACGCGGCCCAGCCCTTCCAGGGCATGGACATCAAGGTGGTGTCCGAAACCATCACCACGCACGAGTATGAAAGCCAGGTGCTTGCCCCGGCCTTCACCGCGATCACCGGCATCAACGTCACCCACGACCTGATCGGCGAAGGCGACGTGGTCGAAAAGCTGCAGACCCAGATGCAGTCGGGCGAGAACATCTACGACGCCTACATCAACGACTCCGACCTGATCGGCACCCACTGGCGCTACCAGCAGGTGCGCAACCTGACCGACTGGATCGCCAACGAAGGCGCGGACGTGACCAACCCCGGTCTCGACCTCGAGGACTTCATCGGCCTCAGCTTCACCACCGGCCCGGACGGCAAGGTCTACCAGCTTCCGACCCAGCAGTTCGCGAACCTTTACTGGTTCCGCTACGACTGGTTCAACGACGAGAAGAACAAGGCCGACTTCATGGAGAAGTACGGCTACGAGCTGGGCGTTCCGGTCAACTGGTCGGCCTACGAGGACATCGCGGAGTTCTTCACCGGCCGCGACCTCAGCCACATGGGCGTCGAGGGCGAGATCTTCGGCAACATGGACTACGGCAAGAAGGACCCCTCGCTCGGCTGGCGTTACACCGATGCGTGGATGTCCATGGCCGGCATGGGCGACGTGGGTGAACCCAACGGCCTTCCGGTCGACGAATGGGGCATCCGCGTGAACGAGCAGTCCCAGCCGGTGGGGTCCTGCGTGGCGCGCGGCGGTGCGACCAACTCGCCCGCGGCGGTCTACGCCGTCACCAAGGCGATCGAGTGGCTTGAGAACTACACGCCCCCGGCGGCCGCAGGCATGACCTTCTCGGAGGCAGGCCCGATCCCGGCGCAGGGCAACATCGCCCAGCAGATGTTCTGGTACACCGCCTTCACCGCGGACACCGTGAAGCCGGGTCTGCCGGTGATGAACGAGGACGGCACGCCCAAGTGGCGCATGGCACCGTCCCCGCACGGCGTCTACTGGAAGGAAGGCCAGAAGGTCGGCTATCAGGACGCCGGTTCCTGGACGCTGATGAAGTCCACCCCGGAAGACCGCGCCAAGGCCGCATGGCTCTACGCGCAGTTCGTCACCTCCAAGACCGTGGACGTGAAGAAGTCCCACGTGGGCCTGACCTTCATCCGCGAGTCCACCGTGCAGCACGAGAGCTTCACCGAGCGCGCCGACAAGCTGGGCGGCCTGGTGGAATTCTACCGCTCTCCCGCACGGACGGCATGGTCGCCGACCGGCACCAACGTGCCCGACTACCCGAAGCTGGCACAGCTCTGGTGGCAGAACATCGGTGACGCCATGTCCGGCGCCAAGACCCCGCAGGAAGCCCTCGACGCGCTGTGCGCCGACCAGGAGCGTGTGCTCGAGCGTCTGGAGCGTGCCGGCATCCAGGGCGATATCGGTCCGAAGCTGAACGAAGAGCGTGAAGCCGAGTACTGGTTCGAACAGCCGGGCGCGCCCTATCCGAAGCTCGAAAACGAAGACGAAGAGCCCAAGACCGTCAGCTACGACGAGCTGATCCAGTCCTGGCAGTAAGCCGTCTCATCGACCGGGGCCCCTGATCGGGCCCCGGTCTTCCCGTATTCCCCCGCATGACGTGCCGCAACGGCGCCCCGACATCGCTTTGAGGAGAGGCGGTCATGACTCATATTCTGGCCATCGACCAGGGCACCACCTCGACCCGCGCCATCGTCTTCGACGCATCCATGACGGCGGTCGCCTCCGCGCAGGAAGAGTTTCCCCAGCATTTCCCCGCCAGCGGCTGGGTGGAGCACGATGCGACGGACCTCTGGGCCACCACCGCCGCCACCTGCCGCGCCGCCATCGAGAAGGCCGGCACCACCGACATCGCCGCCATCGGCATCACCAACCAGCGCGAAACCACGCTGGTCTGGGACCGCAAGACCGGCAAACCCGTTCACAACGCCATCGTCTGGCAGGACCGCCGCACCTCCGGCATGTGCCGGACGCTGAAGGCGGAAGGCTTCGAAGAGGTCGTCACCGACCGCACCGGGTTGCTGCTCGATCCCTATTTCTCCGGCACGAAACTGGCCTGGCTGCTGGACAACGTCGACGGCGTCCGGGCACGGGCCGAGGCGGGGGAGCTTGTCTTCGGCACCGTCGACACATGGCTCTTGTGGAACCTGACAGGGGGCAAGGTGCATCTCACCGACGCCACCAACGCCGCGCGCACAATGCTTTACGACATCCGCAAGGGCCGGTGGTCGCGGACCATCTGCGACCGGCTGGGCATCCCCATGGACATGCTGCCCGAAGTGCGCGACTGCGCCTCCGACTTCGGCGAGACACGGCCGGACCTGTTCGGCCGTCCGATCCCGATCCTCGGCATCGCCGGGGACCAGCAGGCGGCGACGGTCGGGCAGGCGTGTTTCGGGCCCGGCATGCTGAAATCGACCTACGGCACCGGCTGCTTTGCGCTGCTGAACACCGGCGACACGCCCGTCCGGTCGCAGAATCGCCTCCTGACGACCATCGCCTACCAGCTTGACGGCAAGCCGACCTATGCGCTCGAAGGGTCGATCTTCGTTGCGGGCGCGGTGGTGCAATGGCTGCGCGACGGGCTGAAGATCATCCGCGGCGCCGCCGAGACGCAGGCCCTGGCCGAACAGGCCGATCCGGCGCAGGACCTCGTGCTTGTCCCGGCCTTCACCGGCCTCGGCGCGCCCTACTGGAATGCCGATTGCCGCGGTGCGGTCTTCGGGCTGACCCGCAATTCCGGCCCCGCCGAGTTCGCCCGCGCCGCGCTCGAAAGCGTGGGCTACCAGACGCGCGACCTGCTGACCGCGATGCAGGCCGACATGGGCACGGACGGGACCGGTTCGGCCACGCTGCGGGTGGACGGCGGAATGAGCGCGTCGGACTTCGCCATGCAGTTCCTCTCCGACATCATCGGCGCGCGGGTGGACCGGCCCAAGGTGCTCGAGACGACCGCGCTTGGCGCGGCCTGGCTGGCCGGGCAGAAGGCCGGGGTCTACCCGGACAGGGAGGCTTTCGCGAAAGGCTGGGCGCTGGAGCGCAGCTTCACCCCGGCGATCACCGAGGAAACGCGCACCGCCAGATACGCCGCCTGGCGCCGCGCGGTCGAGGCGACGATCAGCGTCTGACAACCCGGCCCTTTGCTTCTTCCGCAGGCGTTCGCACGGTCCGAAGGGCGGTGCAGGGGCACGGTGACTGGACCCGGCCCGCGCCGGATGCCAGACCGTAAGGCGCCTGCCGGAAGGACACTCGATGAACAGCCACGCTTTCGACTTCGCGGAACTGACCCCAAAGGAGCGCTACAAGCTCCTGATCGGGACGGTCATCCCGCGGCCCATCGCCCTGATCACCACCCTGTCCGAAGACGGCATTCCCAACGCCGGGTCGTTCAGTTTCTTCAACATCCTGACCCACGATCCGGCGATCAGGGCGATCGGGATCGAATACAAGCCGGATGGCACGCCGAAGGACACCGCGGCCAACATCCTCGCCACGAAGGAATTCACGGTCCACATCTCCGACCACGCGCTGGTGGACCAGATGGAGATCTGTTCGATCAAGTTCCCGGCGGACGTGGACGAGCTGTCGGTCGCGGGACTGACAACCGTTCCGGGCGAGACCGTGCGCAGCCCGCGCATCACCGCCGCGCCCGCGGCCTTCGAATGCCACCTCGTGCAGACCGTGCCGGTCACGCCCGCGCGCGTCATCGTGCTGGGAGAGGTCAAGCGGATGTTCGTGCGCGAAACCCTCGTCGATCCCGAAACGCTGTACGTCGACCAGATCGGCATCGACGCGGTGGGGCGGCTTGGCGGCCACCTCTACGCCCGGCAACTGGACCAGTTCGAACGGGTCACGCCCACAGTCGAACAGTTCATGGCGACGTCCGGCACAGTGGAAAGCTGATCACCAAAACCGGCGTTTCGCCTGCCCTGACCCGATCCGGAGCGCGGACAGCACCTCCTCCGTATCGGCGCCGAGCGACGGGGCAGGGGCGCTGACCCCGGGGCCGTCGTGCCTGAAGCGGAAACCGGCGTTCAGCACGCGCGACCCGTCGTCGAGGTCGAGGAACAGGTCGCGGTCGCGCAACTGCTCCATCTCCATCGCTTCGCCCAATGGCCGGACCTTCCCGGCGGGCACCCCCGCCGCCGCGAGGTCGGCCTCCCATTCGGAGGCGGTGCGCTCGTCGAAGCGCGCCACCAGCAGCGCGCGCAACTCGGTGTCATGTGTCATCCGGCCTTCAGGCGTCGCGAACCGTGCATCGTCCAGCAGCGACATGCAGCCCAGCACCCGGAACAGCCGCTCCACCTGCACCTGCTGCACCGCGCCGATGGTGATCTCGCCCTCCGCGGTGGGGAAGGTGTCGGCGGTCGGCGCGCCGGAGAAGCCGCGATTGCCCGCGCGCACCGGGGTCTGCCCGCTCATCATCAGCGGCACGACCACGGAACTCATCATCACCATCGTCGCGTCCAGCATCGACACATCGATCACTTGCCCCCGGCGCGCGGGATCGCGTTCCCGCTGCAGCACCGCCGAGAGGATCGCAAAGGCCGACAGCAGGGCGGAATAGGTGTCGACGATGGGAAAGCCTACGCGCTCCGCCGCCTCGCCTTCGTGGCCCGACAACAGCATCAGGCCCGAAACGCTCTGGATCACCTGGTCGATGGCCGGGAAATCGCGCAGCGGCCCGTCCTGACCAAACCCGGAGACGGAGCAGTAGATCAGCGAAGGGTGTGCGCCGGTCAGCGCGTCGGCACCAAGCCCCAGCCGTTCCGCCACGCCGGGCCGGAAGTTCTCGACCACCACGTCGGCGCTGGCCACCAGCGCCCGTGCAGCCGACAGGCCCGCGTCGGACTTGAGGTCCAGAACAATGGATTTCTTGCCCGCGTTGGCGCCGACGAACGGCTCTGCCATGCCGCGCCGCGCCGGGTCTCGCGTGTAGAACCGCATCGGATCGCCCGCCGGCGGTTCAACCTTGATGACCTCCGCGCCCAGCAGGTTGAGGAACTGGGTCGCCAGCGGCCCCGCGATGACATGGCTGAAGTCCGCGATGCGAATGCCTTCGAGCGGTTTCGCCATGTGTCCCTCCCCGACGTTTCCACACACGCAGACCTGTACGGTCATCCGCGTATTTGGTTTCCAAAAGAAACAGTCAGGCAGCTTCTGTCAAGAGGCGTGAGGGTCCGTGTCCCCGTCTTCGGTCACCGCGCTTCCGATCAGGCGCCACAGAAGTTCGAACAGCATCGCGCGTTCTGCCGGGGACAGCGGCGCCAGGAATTCCTCCTGCAGCCGGGCCATGTCGGGCCGCATGCGCGCCAGCCGTGCCTCGCCCGCCTCCGTCAGGTAGAGCGCGTTCAGCCGCTTGTCCGCGCCTTCCTTCCGGCGCTCGATCAGCCCGGTGCGTTCGATCTCGTTCACCAGTTTTGTAAGGGCGGATTTCCTGAGCACGACGGCTTTGGCAAGGTCCTTCTGCGTCAGTCCCGGATTGAGCCCGATGAGATTAAGCACCGCGACCTCGCCGCCTGCCACCGCGTGCGTGGCGAAGAACGACTCGTTGCGTTCGAGGATCCGCGTCCGCAGAAGCCGGGTGACAAAGGAGATGTCCGTCGCCAGGTGGCCAAGGTCCGGACCGCCGTCTTTTCCAGGTCGCTGTGTCATCTTCGGCGTGATCCCCCGCTTTTTCATTCGCTAAGCCGTAGCATGGTGGATTGTCAAACATGGGTGTTGACAGATCCGACAAAAGGTTTCCAAGATGAACCAAGTTGGGCCATGTTCGCAGGGGAGGGCGACATGCCGGTTGACGCGACCTTGCAGAGAGCTTTCGACCTGCGCGCCGATGGCGTGCGCCCGGACGGCGCGGCGCTGGTCGGTGTCTTCGGCGAGGGCGTGCCACTGCCGCTGGTCGCGGCTTTGGGCGGTCTTGCGGTGGACGTGAAGGCGCCACCGCTGGCGGATGCGGCCGAGGGGCCGACAAGCGATCTGGTGCGTTCGGTGACCGAAGACTTCCTCGACCCCTTCGCCACCCGGTTCCTGCACCGCTTCGCTGCGGGCGCCTTCGCCCCCTACGCCACGCTGATCTTCGCCCGCGACGACGTCGCAGGCCTCACCGCCTATCAATACGCGACAGAGCTGCGGCGGCAGGGGCGTCTGACGCAGGGCGGCCCCCGGTTGCACCTGTGGAACGCGCTCCACACAGACAGCGCGCCCGTCGCGGCCTTCAATCGCCACGAACTCGACCGCCTCAGGGCACACCTCGAAGAGACGCTGGGCGCAAAGCTCGACCCCGACCGTCTGGCCGGGGCCGTAACGGAGGAGACCCGAAGGGCCGATGCCCTGGCCGCCTTGCCGCCCGGCGGCCCCGATGCCTTCGTCGCGCGCAACGCCGGGCGCTGGCTGACGCCGTCGCAGCACGCGGCGCTGATAAGGGAGATGCCGCGGGGGCGCGGCCCGTCCATCGTGCTGACCGGCAGCGCCTGCGACATCCCCGTGCTGCATACCCTCTGCGCGGAGGTCGGGCAGGTGTGCGCCGATCTTCAGGACTACGGCCGCGCCGCGCCGCAGCCGGTGGACGCGGCCGACCTGCTGCGCCGGATCGTGGCGGACCCGCTGGCGACCCGCGCCGCGCCGCCCGCGCGTTTCACCCGTGCGCTGCACGACGGGATCGCGGGTGCCGACCTCGTGATCGCCAGCACCGACGCCTCCGACGATTCCTTCGGCTGGGAACTGCCGGGCCTGCGCCGCGCGGCAGAGGCACAAGGCGCAAGCTTCCTCGATCTTGGCTTCCGCCCGTTCCGCCCGGACGACACATGGCAGGACAGGACCCGCCGCCGCATCGCGGAGGCCCTGGCATGACCTGTGCGGCCGAGGCGACCGCGTGGCAGCGCGACTGGCTGAAGGGTCTGCGTCGGCAGATCGCCGACGGCGCGGCCTTTGCCTTCGTCAACGCCGACACCCCGCACGAGCTGTTCCACTTCATGGACGTGCCCATGGTCACCAACCAGTGGTGGTCGGCGGTGATCTCGGCCAAGCAACTGGCGCCGCATTACCTCGACCGGATGGTGGCGCTCGGGTTCCATGCGCATCTGCCGCGCTATTCCAGCCTGCCGCTCATCGCGCAGATGGAAGGCGATTTCGACCGGCAGCCCTGGGGGGGTCTGCCCGCGCCCGCGATCCTCTGCGCGCGGGCCAGTTCGGACGAACACCCGCGCATCTTCCAACGCTGGGCAGAGCTGACCGGGGCAGAGCTGCACCTGCTCTCGGCCCCCGCCACGCCGGACCCCGCGCCGGACTGGTGGGAGCGCGCCCGCGAGGGGTGGGAAGACCTCTACGGATCGGCCCGTCTCGACCTCATGGTGGCCGAGATGGAGATCCTGATCGCCGCCCTCGAACGCCTGTCGGGCCGGGACTTCGACCGCGACGGTTTCGCCGCCTACATGGCCCGGATCGACGAACAGGAGCGTATGCTCGACACCGTCGCCGACATGATCGCCGGTGCCGAAAAGTGCCCCGTGGGCATCGCCGAACAGATGCCCAACGTCATGATCCCGCAGTGGCACCGTGGTTCCGACCGGGCGCTCGACCATGTCCGCGCCTTCCGCGACGAGGTGGCCGGGCGGATCGAGCGGGGCGAGGCGGTCTGCGACGGCGAACGCATTCGCATGATGTGGATCGGCGCGGGCCTGTGGTTCGACACGTCCTTCTACACCGCCTTCGAAGAAACCCACGGCGCGGTCTTCTGCTGGTCGATGTACCTGCCGTTTGCGGCGGACGGCTACATCCGTGCCGACCATGGCGACCCGCTGCGCGCCCTCGCCGCGCGGGTCTCGGCGATGAACGAACAGTTGCACCAGCCGCCCTGGGTCAACGAATGGCTGGTGAAGGAGGCGCGGCGCTGGCGGATCGACGTGGCGGTGATGCTGGTGCCGGAACACGACCGGTTCTCGGGCTACGGATCGTATTTCGCGCGAGAGGCGCTGAAGGCTGCCGGTGTGCGCGTGGTCGAGATACACTCCGACATGGTGGACCCGCGCGACTGGGACCGCGCGGCGATGGAGGCGCGGGTGCGCGCAGAACTGGACGAGGTGGAGGCCGGATGATGGGTGCGCTCGACGGGCTGAAGGTGGCGGATTTCTCATGGGTGGGCGCCGGTCCGCGGTCGACGAAGGACCTGGCCGACAACGGCGCCACCGTGGTGAAGGTGGAATCCGCCCGCCGCCTCGACCTTGGCCGCCGCTCTCCGCCCTTCGCAGGCGGGGACCGAAAATCGCCCGACGCGTCGGTCTTCTTCGCCCAGACCAACACCTCCAAGAAAAGCGTCACGATCAACCTGTCCGATCCCCGCGGGGTCGAGGTGGCGAAGCGGCTGGTGGCCTGGGCGGACGTGGTGGTCGAGAATTTCGGCCCCGGCTACATGGACCGCATCGGCCTCGACTGGGAAACTTTGCAACAGTTGCGGCCCGGGATCATCCTCGCCAGCGTGTCGGTCGCCGGGCGGACCGGGCCGATGGTCGGGTTCCGGGGGTACGGCAACTCCGCCGCGGCGTGGTCGGGGCATTGCGACATGACCGGCTGGCCGGGGTCGGAGCCGCACATGCCGCCCTTCGCCTATGGCGACGTGGTGGCGCCCATGATGCTGACCGTTGCGATCCTCTCCGCACTGGAACATCGCGACCGGACGGGGCAGGGGGTGCATGTCGACGTCAGCCAGATCGAGGCGATGGTGCAGGTCGCGGGCGACCTCTTTGCCGGAATGCCGGACGACAAGCCCGCCAACGCCGATCCGGAAATGGCTCCGCATGGCGTCTTCCCCTGTGGCCCGGACGGATGGATCGCCATCGCCTGCGAGACCGACGCCCAGTGGCAGGCGCTCTGCACGGTTCTGGACGCACCGGACCTTCATGACCGCTGGCCCACGGCAGAGGCACGCCGCGCCAGCCGCGCCGCGCTGGAGGCCGCGTTGACCGACCTCACCCGCCCCATGGACGGCGGCGCGCTGGAGGATACGCTGGTGAAGGCCGGCGTGCCCGCTGCCCTCGTGCTGGACGGCAGGGGCTTGTCGGAACACCCCGCGCTGAACGCGGCGGGGCATTTCGTGTCCGTGGACCACCCGGTGATCGGCACGGCGAAGATGCCCGCACCGCCCTACCGGTTCAGCGCAACCCCGGGTCATGTCGGCCCGTCGCCTTGCCTTGGCGCCGACAACGCCGAGGTCTTCGCCGAGATCGGCCTGACGCCTGACGAGATCGACAGCCTCATGGCAGAGGGGGCACTGGCATGATGCTGCTCGACGGTATCCGCGCCGTGGTCCTTGCCGACCACCTTGCCGATTTCGGCGGCAGCATGCTGGCTCGTCTGGGTGCCGAAGTGGTGCTGGCCGGGGCCGCGCCCCTGACCGGGCCGCGCGAAAAGGCGTGGCACAAGGGCATGACCCGCAGCGACGCGCCGCTGGCAGAGCTTCTGGCAGAGGCCGATATCCTGCTCGACGACCGTCGCTCCAGCCCGCGCGACGACGTGGACGCCCTTGCCGCAAAACAAAGGGAGCTGGTGCACGTGGTCATCACAGGCTTCCCTGACAATCCGCGCCCGGTGACGGACCTGACGCTGATGGCGCAGTCTGGGCTGATGCACGTCACGGGCACCCCCGACCGCCCGCCACTGCGCCTGCCCGGCGAACAGGCGTATGCCCTGACCGCCATACAGGCGGCGACAGCGGCGCTGATGGGCCTCCGGGCGCGCCGGCAAACCGGCGAAGGCCAGCGCATCACGCTCTCTGCCCTGCAGGCCGCCGCGCTCGCCAACTACCGCGAGGCGGTGATGTACGAACACACCGGCCGCATCGGCACGCGGCGCGGCAACATGCTGGTCCGGGGCAGGTCCGGCGTGCGTCAGGTCTGGCCTTGCGCGGACGGCTTCATCACCTGGTCGATGATCGACAACCCCGGCATGATGCGGGCGCTTGTCCGGGTCATGCAGGCCGAAGGGGCGGCAGGCGAGCTGGCCGAGATCGACTGGGACGCGATCCTCGTGGCCGATACGGAGCAAGAGACTATCGAGCGCTGGCAATCCATCGTCGAGGCCTTCTTTGCCCGCCACGATCGCAAGACCCTCGGCGACTGGTCGCTCGAACACGGCTGGGGCCTTTCGCCGATCATCCGCCTGTCGGAGGTCCCGGACAGCCCGCAGATGAAGGCGCGCGGGGTCTTCGACCCCGACGGCGTGCCGGGACCGCTGTT
This region includes:
- a CDS encoding 2-hydroxyacyl-CoA dehydratase family protein; this encodes MTCAAEATAWQRDWLKGLRRQIADGAAFAFVNADTPHELFHFMDVPMVTNQWWSAVISAKQLAPHYLDRMVALGFHAHLPRYSSLPLIAQMEGDFDRQPWGGLPAPAILCARASSDEHPRIFQRWAELTGAELHLLSAPATPDPAPDWWERAREGWEDLYGSARLDLMVAEMEILIAALERLSGRDFDRDGFAAYMARIDEQERMLDTVADMIAGAEKCPVGIAEQMPNVMIPQWHRGSDRALDHVRAFRDEVAGRIERGEAVCDGERIRMMWIGAGLWFDTSFYTAFEETHGAVFCWSMYLPFAADGYIRADHGDPLRALAARVSAMNEQLHQPPWVNEWLVKEARRWRIDVAVMLVPEHDRFSGYGSYFAREALKAAGVRVVEIHSDMVDPRDWDRAAMEARVRAELDEVEAG
- a CDS encoding CaiB/BaiF CoA-transferase family protein is translated as MGALDGLKVADFSWVGAGPRSTKDLADNGATVVKVESARRLDLGRRSPPFAGGDRKSPDASVFFAQTNTSKKSVTINLSDPRGVEVAKRLVAWADVVVENFGPGYMDRIGLDWETLQQLRPGIILASVSVAGRTGPMVGFRGYGNSAAAWSGHCDMTGWPGSEPHMPPFAYGDVVAPMMLTVAILSALEHRDRTGQGVHVDVSQIEAMVQVAGDLFAGMPDDKPANADPEMAPHGVFPCGPDGWIAIACETDAQWQALCTVLDAPDLHDRWPTAEARRASRAALEAALTDLTRPMDGGALEDTLVKAGVPAALVLDGRGLSEHPALNAAGHFVSVDHPVIGTAKMPAPPYRFSATPGHVGPSPCLGADNAEVFAEIGLTPDEIDSLMAEGALA
- a CDS encoding CoA transferase, with the protein product MMLLDGIRAVVLADHLADFGGSMLARLGAEVVLAGAAPLTGPREKAWHKGMTRSDAPLAELLAEADILLDDRRSSPRDDVDALAAKQRELVHVVITGFPDNPRPVTDLTLMAQSGLMHVTGTPDRPPLRLPGEQAYALTAIQAATAALMGLRARRQTGEGQRITLSALQAAALANYREAVMYEHTGRIGTRRGNMLVRGRSGVRQVWPCADGFITWSMIDNPGMMRALVRVMQAEGAAGELAEIDWDAILVADTEQETIERWQSIVEAFFARHDRKTLGDWSLEHGWGLSPIIRLSEVPDSPQMKARGVFDPDGVPGPLFAVHPGRGT